TTGAATCCGTGATTCCGGATGGATTTAAAGAATAATCCCAAACGACTGCAGCAGCTACTACAGGCCCGGCTAAACATCCTATTCCAACCTCATCGAGGCCGGCGATAGCCCGAACACCTTCGCCAAGCAATCGTCTTTCAAGTTTGGAAAAATTCCTGAGAACTCGAGCATAATCGCCACTCATAGGTGGAGTTATACGCGCCTTTCTCTAATTCTCGCGGCCTTACCTATTTTCTTTCTCAGATAGTAGAGTTTGGCTCTGCGAATTCTGCCCATTTTAACTACTTCGATTTTGACCACATTAGGCGAATGAAGTGGAAATACCCTTTCTACTCCAATTCCACCGGAGATTTTGCGCACCGTAAAGCTTTCGTTTGTTCCGCCACCTTTACGTCCGAGAACCACTCCCTGAAAAATCTGCACTCTTGTTTTCTCGCCTTCGACAATGCGAACATGAATCTTAACGTTATCTCCCGGGCCGAAGGTCGGTGTCTCCTCCCTGAGATAGGCAGCTTGGACATTTCTAATGATTACATCTGACATATTCTTCTCCCAATCTTAATATTTCTTTCAAAATCTATTTTCCTTCAAAGCGCCCAAGTTTGAGCGATTCTATAAAAGCTTGTTCATCTCTCGGAAGCTCCACATTCCCCAACGCTCCGGGATGATTACGGAGTGTGATTTCTAGAGACTTCCGTCTTTTCCAATTCTCGATAACGGCATGATTCCCAGAAAGCAATATCTCAGGAACCCT
This sequence is a window from bacterium. Protein-coding genes within it:
- the rplS gene encoding 50S ribosomal protein L19; translated protein: MSDVIIRNVQAAYLREETPTFGPGDNVKIHVRIVEGEKTRVQIFQGVVLGRKGGGTNESFTVRKISGGIGVERVFPLHSPNVVKIEVVKMGRIRRAKLYYLRKKIGKAARIRERRV